GTTTTCTTAGATCTTCCATTTGTCTGTTTAAATACAATGAAAATATATCGCTATTATTAGTAATAATATACTTAAATTAATATTAATCCATACTTCTACATAGTATGTACTATGTTAATAAATTAATTACTTATACATAAAATTATAGCATTAGAATACTAAATTTATCTGTATACATCACAAAAAATACTCTAATCAAACAAATAATGATAATAATCATAAATTTTGTTTTTTGTTATATACAGAAAATACAATACCTTTATTTCTACCAAATAACACCGAAATTAAAAAAATTACACTACCACATAATACTATAGTAGGGCCTGCAGGTAAAAACATGTAAAATGATCCAAGCAACCCTATCCACGAACACAAAAAAGCAACAAATACTGATAAGAGCAACATATGTATTAAACTTTTAACCCAACATCGAGCTGATAGTCCAGGCAACATCATTAAACCAACAGACATCAAGGTACCAGTGACTTGAAAACTTGCTACTAAGTTCAACATGACTATTGACAAAAAAAATATTTGAATACATCTCGATACTTCAATGTTATTGTTTCTTAAAAAATTTGGATCAAATATTTCAATAATCAAAGCTCTATAAAATAATGCGACAGTAAGTAAAGTTATAGTACTAATGATCCCAATACATCCTAAATTTAATAAATTTACAGATAAAATAGATCCACCAAATAACAAATCCAACAAATCTATATTAGGACCATGTAACGACATTAATATAACTCCAAATGCTAAAGATCCAAGATAAAGTCCAGCAAAACTAGCATCTTGTTTCAACAATGTTTTTTCACTAATCCAATTAGACAATATTGCGACCATTAAACCAGAAATAAATCCCCCTATACTCATTATCATAAATGACATACCTGAAAAAAAATACCCTATCGCCACACCTGGTAATATAGCATGAGATAACACATCTCCTACTAGACTCATACGTCTCAACATCAAAAAATTACCTATTGGCGTGATACTAATAGACAATATACAACAAGCAACTATAGCTCTGCGCATATATCCACAGTTAATAAAAGGATCAAATAATATGTGAATGATCATTCATACAACCCTTTGATTTACTACAAGCAACTTTATGTATGTATACGGAAGTACATACAAAACAATCAAAAATATCTTAAAATTTAAAGTTTTTAACATTTATATGGACGGATTCCAAACACTACGGAAGCGAGTTAACGATAATATATTAGGAAAATATTCAGTAACGAATTCATTATTATGTAATGCAGCAATCACAGTACATCCTCGTCTACACAGAAGATTTACAGCGCGTATCATTATCTTGCAAGTATTCATATCAATACCCTGAAATGGCTCATCAAGTAAAATCAACGATGCCTTCTGAGCCAATATTCTAGCAAATAACATGCGTTGCACTTGTCCGCCCGATAAGGTTTCTATATATTGATTTAATACATCTAACAATTTCACTTGATCTAAAGAACGCCAGATTACTGCGATTTGATATCGGTTAAGTCTTTTTAATAAATTTACTCTCGGCCAACAACCCATAGATACTACGTCGAATACAGTTAATGGAAAATGGTGATCTATAGTTCTATTCTGAGGCAAATACCCCATACGAGGTTTACCTTTTTTTCCAAATTCTAATCGACCGGACACCGGAGGCAATAATCCAGCTAAAGTTTTTAATAAAGTAGATTTACCTATTCCATTAGGTCCTACAATAGCAATCATACTACCATACTTAATCTGGCCACTTACAGATGGACTAACATTACGCCCATAATAACCTGCTATTAAATTATGTAATGTTATCATAGTTTTAAGTGTTTGTATTATTACGGTAGCAAAGAAGACCAAAAAATAGCAACCCATGAACATAACAATATAAATAGTACTATGAGCATACGAAGTAACCCTGAAGCAAGAAATATTTTCATAGTAATTGACAAACGTTGTTTCAAATGAAATGCCAATGGGGTTTCCTTAATAATTTTGTTATGTTATAACATAACAAAATTATTAAGTAAAAACAACAACCTTTTTGAAAAAAGAAAAAATTCAAGACACAAACCCAAACGATTTTAACAAATCGACATAAATATTTATTACTCCAAACAAATTCAATCACTATATAATAGTAGTACTTTAATTAATAAATAGATGAAATTTGTTCATCATAACACCGAAATCTATTTGTACATCTTCAAAACTAAATTCAGATTATCAATCTTAAAATTACTTTCTTATAATTACCTGATATAAAATTGCCGAAGGCCGGGCTCGAACCGGCACACCATTAAGGTGATTGATTTTGA
This sequence is a window from Blochmannia endosymbiont of Camponotus sp. C-003. Protein-coding genes within it:
- a CDS encoding metal ABC transporter permease gives rise to the protein MIIHILFDPFINCGYMRRAIVACCILSISITPIGNFLMLRRMSLVGDVLSHAILPGVAIGYFFSGMSFMIMSIGGFISGLMVAILSNWISEKTLLKQDASFAGLYLGSLAFGVILMSLHGPNIDLLDLLFGGSILSVNLLNLGCIGIISTITLLTVALFYRALIIEIFDPNFLRNNNIEVSRCIQIFFLSIVMLNLVASFQVTGTLMSVGLMMLPGLSARCWVKSLIHMLLLSVFVAFLCSWIGLLGSFYMFLPAGPTIVLCGSVIFLISVLFGRNKGIVFSVYNKKQNL
- a CDS encoding metal ABC transporter ATP-binding protein gives rise to the protein MITLHNLIAGYYGRNVSPSVSGQIKYGSMIAIVGPNGIGKSTLLKTLAGLLPPVSGRLEFGKKGKPRMGYLPQNRTIDHHFPLTVFDVVSMGCWPRVNLLKRLNRYQIAVIWRSLDQVKLLDVLNQYIETLSGGQVQRMLFARILAQKASLILLDEPFQGIDMNTCKIMIRAVNLLCRRGCTVIAALHNNEFVTEYFPNILSLTRFRSVWNPSI